A section of the Myxocyprinus asiaticus isolate MX2 ecotype Aquarium Trade chromosome 22, UBuf_Myxa_2, whole genome shotgun sequence genome encodes:
- the LOC127413153 gene encoding protocadherin alpha-8-like — MEGGRQRRIWEYCWVALCFSCFLCFGQQASAQIRYSIPEEVKEGSTVGNIAKDLGLEVSSLVDRQFRIVSGSKEELFQINQENGVLYVRKKIDRETLCVGSGVCMVNLKTVVETPLEIHYVEIEITDINDHSPSFSDKEQRLNISENTLPGADYQLQAARDPDSGANSVRFYKLSPNDHFEIRVRESDEDKMPFLVLKKASDREITTTYKLLLTAVDGGSPPRSGTLNITVTVLDINDNRPVFSRETYSVTLLENSVVGTVVIQVNATDKDEGSNSDIEYSFITLNSKVHEVFELDKVTGEIRVKGEVDFEETEVYKLDIQASDKGHPPMTANCRVNIKIIDVNDNKPEIEITSLSKNIPEDSKPGTVISLISVIDKDAGINGKVICQLNKNVPFELKPSFKDNMYSLVTHGRLDRETDSQYDIKITVSDLGQPSLTSLTTLSVQISDVNDNAPEFAINPLELYLMENNAAGSSVMSVSASDSDTAENAVISYHIIRGDGTQDDMSSFLNINSETGVIYALKSFDFETLKTIQFHVLASDSGSPSLSSNVTVNVFILDQNDNVPVILYPVSANGSAEGVEEIPRNVNAGHLVTKVRAYDADIGYNGWLLFSLQEVSEHSLFGLDRYTGQIRTLRSFTETDEAQHKLVILVKDNGNVSLSATATVIVKVVEPKEAFAASDVKNAVKDEEENNVTFYLIITLGSVSVLFVISIIVLIVMQCSKSTDYSSKYLQEANYDGTLCHSIQYRSGDKRYMLVGPRMSIGSTIVPGSNGNTLVIPDRRRRDSGEVRALLQLLT; from the coding sequence ATGGAAGGAGGAAGACAAAGGCGCATATGGGAGTATTGCTGGGTGGCtctgtgtttttcttgttttctgtGCTTCGGACAGCAGGCTTCAGCTCAGATAAGATACTCTATCCCTGAGGAGGTGAAAGAAGGATCCACTGTGGGAAATATTGCAAAGGATTTGGGTCTTGAAGTAAGTAGCTTGGTGGACAGACAGTTCCGAATCGTTTCGGGATCTAAGGAAGAGCTTTTTCAGATAAATCAGGAAAATGGCGTTTTGTACGTTCGTAAGAAAATCGACAGAGAGACTTTATGTGTTGGCAGCGGTGTCTGCATGGTAAACTTAAAAACCGTTGTTGAAACTCCTCTGGAGATACATTATGTAGAGATAGAAATAACGGATATAAATGATCACTCTCCTAGCTTTTCTGATAAAGAGCAAAGGCTGAACATTTCTGAAAATACGCTGCCTGGCGCTGATTATCAGTTACAGGCTGCCAGAGATCCCGATTCGGGAGCGAATTCGGTCCGTTTTTACAAATTAAGTCCTAATGATCATTTTGAAATTAGAGTTCGAGAGAGTGATGAGGATAAGATGCCTTTTTTAGTTCTGAAAAAAGCTAGTGACAGGGAGATAACAACGACATACAAGCTGCTTTTAACAGCAGTTGACGGAGGGTCACCTCCGAGGTCTGGGACTCTTAATATAACAGTTACCGTTCTCGATATAAATGATAATCGCCCTGTGTTTAGCCGAGAGACATATTCTGTGACACTACTGGAGAACTCAGTTGTTGGCACTGTAGTGATTCAAGTAAATGCAACTGATAAGGATGAGGGCTCAAACAGTGATATCGAATACAGCTTTATAACATTAAACAGCAAAGTGCATGAGGTCTTTGAACTCGATAAGGTTACAGGTGAAATACGTGTGAAGGGGGAAGTGGATTTTGAAGAAACAGAAGTTTATAAACTCGATATTCAGGCGTCAGATAAGGGGCATCCGCCAATGACTGCAAACTGCAGAGTTAATATTAAGATTATTGATGTCAATGACAACAAGCCTGAGATCGAGATTACGTCACTTTCCAAGAACATCCCAGAAGATTCAAAGCCTGGAACGGTTATTTCTCTTATCAGTGTGATTGATAAAGACGCCGGTATTAACGGTAAAGTGATTTGTCAGTTAAACAAAAATGTTCCCTTTGAGCTAAAGCCTTCCTTCAAAGACAATATGTACTCTTTAGTAACACATGGTCGCTTAGATAGGGAAACTGATTCACAGTATGATATTAAAATAACAGTTTCTGACTTAGGACAGCCGTCTTTGACGTCACTGACAACTCTAAGCGTGCAGATTTCTGATGTGAATGACAACGCCCCGGAATTTGCAATAAATCCTCTAGAGCTCTACCTAATGGAAAATAATGCTGCAGGTTCGTCAGTAATGTCAGTGAGCGCCTCTGATAGCGACACAGCTGAAAACGCCGTGATATCATATCACATAATTAGAGGTGATGGAACACAGGATGATATGTCGTCTTTCTTGAATATTAATTCGGAGACAGGTGTAATTTATGCACTAAAGAGTTTTGACTTTGAAACCTTAAAAACAATCCAATTCCACGTGCTCGCTTCAGACTCTGGAAGTCCGTCTCTGAGCAGTAACGTGACAGTGAACGTGTTTATTCTGGATCAGAACGACAATGTTCCAGTGATCTTATATCCAGTCAGTGCTAACGGTTCCGCTGAGGGTGTGGAGGAGATTCCCCGCAATGTGAACGCAGGTCATTTGGTGACTAAAGTCAGAGCCTATGACGCAGATATAGGATACAATGGCTGGTTATTATTTTCACTGCAGGAAGTTAGTGAGCACAGTCTCTTTGGTTTGGACCGCTATACAGGACAGATAAGAACCCTTCGCTCATTCACAGAAACAGACGAGGCCCAGCATAAACTGGTCATACTGGTCAAAGACAATGGGAACGTGTCACTCTCAGCAACAGCGACTGTGATTGTCAAAGTTGTGGAGCCCAAAGAGGCTTTTGCAGCTTCTGATGTGAAAAACGCAGTAAAAGACGAGGAGGAAAACAACGtgacattttatttgatcatCACTTTGGGCTCGGTTTCAGTGCTTTTTGTCATCAGTATCATCGTGTTGATTGTAATGCAGTGCTCCAAATCTACAGACTATTCATCCAAGTATTTACAAGAGGCAAATTACGACGGGACTCTGTGTCACAGCATCCAGTACAGATCTGGAGACAAACGGTACATGTTAGTTGGACCCAGAATGAGTATTGGATCTACTATAGTCCCGGGCAGTAATGGGAATACTCTAGTGATACCAGATCGCAGGAGGAGAGATTCTGGAGAGGTAAGAGCCCTTTTGCAGCTTCTAACTTGA
- the LOC127413151 gene encoding uncharacterized protein LOC127413151, with product MEAEGQWKRRSNWWITLYFLLCFGKLATAQIKYIVPEEVKEGSVVGNIAKDLSLDISNLVHRRFRIVSGPDDALFQVNQNNGELYVNKRIDREQLCDGNAVCSINLKSVIENPLEVHYIEVEITDVNDNPPIFPRSEQQFEIAEHTLLGTRFQVQTARDPDLGMNTVRYYKLSPNELFDIDVRERHGTKIPFLVLKKALDRERQSTHRLRLTATDGGNPPKSGTLNITVIVADINDNRPVFSRESYSATLRENAPLGTVIITINATDLDDGMNGEIEYSLGENVDRKIHDLFMLDKITGDLKVKGSVDFEETGVFKLDVQASDKGLPSLIAEAELSIKVEDVNDNSPEIEITSLSSVVSENVNPGTAIALIGVSDKDSGVNGKVICTLPQNIPFELKSSFKENIYSLVTKGRLDREVTTGYEITITATDLGHPPQSSSKTLNIQVSDVNDNFPEFTQTSFELYLPENNAPGASIFSITAFDKDLNENAAIIYNLNQGDVTSFLNINSDTGNIYALKSFDFEAAKTFQFQVVASDTGSPSLSSNVTVNVFILDQNDNVPVILYPVSANGSAEGVEEIPRNVNAGHLVTKVRAYDADIGYNGWLLFSLQEVSEHSLFGLDRYTGQIRTLRSFTETDEAQHKLVILVKDNGNVSLSATATVIVKVVEPKEAFAASDVKNAVKDEEENNVTFYLIITLGSVSVLFVISIIVLIVMQCSKSTDYSSKYLQEANYDGTLCHSIQYRSGDKRYMLVGPRMSIGSTIVPGSNRNTLVIPDRRRRDSGEVRCILTHLRNYYYYCIFIHINVFIHIKLLSFIMKGGGQRRRWEYWWIILCFSLMLSFGQEVSAQIRYTIPEELKEGSAVGNIAKDLGLDISTLVNRRFRIVSGSNDALLQVNQNNGVLSVHRKIDREEICDGNGPCLINLKMVVEEPLEIHYVGVEVTDVNDNSPTFTEEEQHFDIAEHTPTGTRFQILPARDADTRANNVRSYKLSQNEHFDVETKDRDEEKIPLLVLKKGLDRENTAEHRLILTAVDGGNPPRSGTLNIIITVLDINDNRPVFSQDTYSVSVKENAAIGTVLVKLNATDLDEGSNGVVEYAFGRNLKRKVYDLFKLDSLTGEIRIKSQLDFEETEVYKLDVQASDKGQPPWIVESVVTIKIIDINDNDPEIDVTSLSSVVSEDSKPGTVISLISISDKDSGINGKVVPTISDDVPFELKTSFQDNIYSLVTKGKLDRELQSHYDITITVTDLGHPPLSAIKSLSVHVSDVNDNSPVFSQNPLELYLVENNAPGASIFSVSASDEDLNENAMITYNIVRGESAQSDMASLLNMNSETGVIYALKSFDFEIIRKFQLQVIAKDSGAPSLSSNVTVNVFILDQNDNVPVILYPVSANGSAEGVEEIPRNVNAGHLVTKVRAYDADIGYNGWLLFSLQEVSEHSLFGLDRYTGQIRTLRSFTETDEAQHKLVILVKDNGNVSLSATATVIVKVVEPKEAFAASDVKNAVKDEEENNVTFYLIITLGSVSVLFVISIIVLIVMQCSKSTDYSSKYLQEANYDGTLCHSIQYRSGDKRYMLVGPRMSIGSTIVPGSNGNTLVIPDRRRRDSGEVRINLKLQH from the exons ATGGAAGCCGAAGGACAATGGAAGAGACGGTCGAACTGGTGGATTACTCTCTATTTTCTGCTATGCTTCGGGAAGCTGGCTACGGCTCAGATCAAATACATTGTCCCAGAGGAGGTAAAAGAGGGATCTGTTGTGGGAAATATTGCTAAGGATTTGAGCCTTGATATCAGTAATCTGGTGCACCGACGGTTCCGTATTGTTTCTGGGCCCGATGACGCTCTTTTCCAGGTAAATCAGAACAATGGCGAGTTGTATGTTAATAAGAGAATCGACAGGGAGCAGCTGTGTGATGGAAACGCTGTTTGTTCGATAAATTTGAAAAGCGTCATTGAAAACCCTTTGGAGGTGCATTACATAGAAGTGGAAATAACCGATGTAAACGATAATCCACCCATTTTCCCGAGATCTGAGCAGCAATTTGAAATAGCTGAACACACACTGTTGGGAACACGTTTTCAAGTCCAGACTGCCCGAGACCCTGATCTGGGAATGAACACGGTTCGATACTATAAATTAAGTCCGAATGAACTATTTGATATCGACGTTCGAGAAAGGCATGGTACAAAAATACCGTTTTTAGTTTTAAAGAAAGCGCTGGACAGAGAAAGGCAGAGCACACATAGACTCAGACTGACAGCTACAGATGGTGGAAACCCACCGAAATCAGGGACTCTTAACATAACTGTTATTGTAGCAGATATAAATGATAACCGGCCCGTCTTCAGTCGCGAATCATACTCCGCAACACTCCGGGAAAATGCACCTTTGGGCACCGTGATAATTACAATTAACGCAACTGATTTAGATGATGGAATGAATGGCGAAATTGAGTATTCGTTAGGAGAAAATGTGGATAGGAAAATCCACGACCTCTTTATGCTTGACAAGATCACAGGTGACTTAAAAGTGAAAGGGAGTGTAGATTTTGAGGAAACAGGTGTCTTTAAATTGGACGTACAGGCCTCAGATAAAGGTCTGCCTTCTCTTATAGCTGAAGCAGAACTCAGCATTAAAGTTGAAGATGTTAATGACAATTCTCCAGAAATTGAGATAACATCACTTTCCAGTGTCGTGTCTGAAAATGTTAATCCTGGGACAGCCATAGCCTTAATCGGTGTTTCAGATAAGGACTCCGGTGTCAATGGAAAAGTTATCTGTACATTACCCCAAAATATACCCTTTGAGCTGAAATCGtcatttaaagaaaacatttattcGTTAGTGACAAAGGGGCGTTTAGATAGAGAAGTGACGACAGGTTATGAAATCACAATAACAGCCACTGACTTGGGACATCCACCTCAGTCATCTTCTAAAACATTAAACATACAGGTCTCTGATGTGAATGATAACTTCCCAGAGTTTACTCAGACTTCATTTGAGCTCTATTTACCTGAAAACAATGCCCCTGGAGCTTCTATATTCTCCATCACTGCCTTTGACAAAGATTTAAACGAAAATGCTGCAATAATATATAACCTAAATCAAGGTGATGTAACATCTTTTCTAAACATTAATTCGGACACTGGAAATATTTATGCACTGAAAAGTTTTGATTTTGAAGCTGCCAAAACATTCCAGTTTCAAGTTGTTGCTTCAGACACTGGAAGTCCGTCTCTGAGCAGTAACGTGACAGTGAACGTGTTTATTCTGGATCAGAACGACAATGTTCCAGTGATCTTATATCCAGTGAGTGCTAACGGTTCTGCTGAGGGTGTGGAGGAGATTCCCCGCAATGTGAACGCAGGTCATTTGGTGACTAAAGTCAGAGCCTATGACGCAGATATAGGATACAATGGCTGGTTATTATTTTCACTGCAGGAAGTTAGTGAGCACAGTCTCTTTGGTTTGGACCGCTATACAGGACAGATAAGGACCCTTCGCTCATTCACAGAAACAGACGAGGCCCAGCATAAACTGGTCATACTGGTCAAAGACAATGGGAACGTGTCACTCTCAGCAACAGCGACTGTGATTGTCAAAGTTGTGGAGCCCAAAGAGGCTTTTGCAGCTTCTGATGTGAAAAACGCAGTAAAAGACGAGGAGGAAAACAACGtgacattttatttgatcatCACTTTGGGCTCGGTTTCAGTGCTTTTTGTCATCAGTATCATCGTGTTGATTGTAATGCAGTGCTCCAAATCTACAGACTATTCATCCAAGTATTTACAAGAGGCAAATTACGACGGGACTCTGTGTCACAGCATCCAGTACAGATCTGGAGACAAACGGTACATGTTAGTTGGGCCCAGAATGAGTATTGGATCTACTATAGTCCCGGGCAGTAATAGAAATACTCTAGTGATACCAGATCGCAGGAGGAGGGATTCTGGGGAGGTAAGGTGCATTTTAACACATTtgcgaaattattattattattgcatttttattcatataaatgtatttattcatataaagtTGTT ATCGTTCATCATGAAAGGCGGAGGACAAAGGCGCAGATGGGAGTACTGGTGGATTATTCTGTGTTTCTCTTTGATGTTGAGCTTCGGGCAGGAGGTCTCAGCTCAGATACGGTACACTATTCCAGAGGAATTGAAAGAAGGATCCGCTGTAGGAAATATTGCTAAGGATTTGGGTCTTGACATCAGCACCTTAGTTAACAGAAGGTTCCGTATTGTCTCTGGATCAAATGACGCCCTTTTACAGGTAAATCAAAACAATGGCGTCTTGTCTGTTCATAGGAAAATTGACAGAGAGGAGATTTGTGATGGAAATGGCCCATGCTTGATTAACCTAAAAATGGTAGTGGAAGAGCCTTTGGAAATACATTACGTCGGAGTAGAGGTAACTGATGTTAATGATAATTCCCCCACATTCACAGAAGAGGAGCAGCATTTCGATATTGCGGAACACACACCCACAGGGACACGTTTCCAAATACTGCCTGCTCGAGATGCTGATACAAGAGCGAATAATGTCCGGTCATATAAACTGAGTCAGAACGAGCATTTCGATGTTGAGACAAAGGACAGAGATGAGGAGAAAATACCGCTTTTAGTTTTAAAGAAAGGATTGGACCGTGAAAACACAGCAGAGCATAGATTAATATTGACTGCAGTCGATGGTGGAAATCCACCAAGATCAGGCACTCTTAACATAATTATCACAGTTCTTGATATTAATGATAATCGACCTGTGTTCAGTCAAGACACCTATTCTGTCTCGGTAAAAGAAAATGCTGCTATCGGAACAGTCCTGGTCAAACTTAACGCAACTGACTTGGACGAAGGTTCAAATGGCGTTGTAGAATACGCATTTGGAAGAAATCTGAAGCGTAAAGTCTACGATCTGTTTAAACTGGATAGTCTCACAGGAGAAATTCGTATAAAAAGTCAACTGGACTTTGAGGAAACAGAGGTGTACAAATTAGACGTGCAGGCATCAGATAAAGGCCAACCTCCATGGATCGTTGAATCTGTCGTTACTATTAAGATAATAGATATAAATGATAATGACCCTGAAATAGACGTAACATCGCTTTCCAGTGTTGTTTCTGAAGATTCTAAACCTGGGACTGTAATTTCACTGATAAGCATTAGCGACAAGGATTCTGGTATTAATGGAAAAGTAGTACCAACTATCTCTGATGATgttccttttgagctgaagacatcaTTTCAAGATAATATTTATTCCCTGGTCACGAAGGGAAAACTAGATCGAGAACTTCAGTCCCATTACGACATCACAATAACAGTTACTGACTTAGGACATCCTCCTTTATCCGCCATTAAATCACTAAGCGTGCATGTTTCAGATGTTAATGATAACAGCCCAGTATTTTCTCAAAACCCGCTTGAATTATATTTAGTAGAAAATAACGCACCTGGTGCTTCTATATTTTCTGTGAGTGCCTCCGATGAAGATTTAAATGAAAACGCAATGATTACTTATAATATTGTGAGAGGAGAAAGTGCACAAAGTGATATGGCTTCATTATTGAACATGAACTCTGAAACGGGTGTTATTTACGCTTTAAAAAGCTTTGATTTTGAAATAATAAGAAAGTTTCAGCTCCAAGTTATTGCAAAGGATTCAGGAGCGCCATCGCTGAGCAGTAACGTGACAGTGAACGTGTTTATTCTGGATCAGAACGACAATGTTCCAGTGATCTTATATCCAGTCAGTGCTAACGGTTCCGCTGAGGGTGTGGAGGAGATTCCCCGCAATGTGAACGCAGGTCATTTGGTGACTAAAGTCAGAGCCTATGACGCAGATATAGGATACAATGGCTGGTTATTATTTTCACTGCAGGAAGTTAGTGAGCACAGTCTCTTCGGTTTGGACCGCTATACAGGACAGATAAGGACCCTTCGCTCATTCACAGAAACAGACGAGGCCCAGCATAAACTGGTCATACTGGTCAAAGACAATGGGAACGTGTCACTCTCAGCAACAGCGACTGTGATTGTCAAAGTTGTGGAGCCCAAAGAGGCTTTTGCAGCTTCTGATGTGAAAAACGCAGTAAAAGACGAGGAGGAAAACAACGtgacattttatttgatcatCACTTTGGGCTCAGTTTCAGTGCTTTTTGTCATCAGTATCATCGTGTTGATTGTAATGCAGTGCTCCAAATCTACAGACTATTCATCCAAGTATTTACAAGAGGCAAATTACGACGGGACTCTGTGTCACAGCATCCAGTACAGATCTGGAGACAAACGGTACATGTTAGTTGGACCCAGAATGAGTATTGGATCTACTATAGTCCCGGGCAGTAATGGGAATACTCTAGTGATACCAGATCGCAGGAGGAGAGATTCTGGAGAGGTAAGAATTAATTTAAAACTTCAGCATTGA
- the LOC127413152 gene encoding protocadherin gamma-A11-like, producing the protein MKDVGQRRRWEYWWIALCFSFLLGFKQPVTAQIRYSIPEEVKDGSLVGNIAKDLGLDVGSLEHRRFRIVSGSKDSFFQVNQNNGFLYVHKKIDREEICDSNAACLLNLKIAAENPLEVHYVEVEITDVNDHFPSFPEKELQIEIAENTIKGTSFDLPTARDLDVGINSIRSYRLAQNDHFDIEIRDGEYGDKSPFLVLQKPLDRESQEKHVLTLTAIDGGNPPKSGTLNITVTVLDVNDNRPICNRDTYTITLNENASPGVTVTFVNATDPDEGVNGDVEYTYGRNVQRKVHDIFELDRVTGEIRVKGQIDFEDNEIYSLNIKASDKGRPPMNTDCRVIIKIIDVNDNEPEIEITSLSNIISEDAKPGTVISLISITDKDSGINGKVVCSLSGGVPFELKPYVQQNMYSLVTKESLDREVASHYDIKITATDLGSPALSASKPLNIEVSDVNDNTPQFPSSPLEIYIYENNRPGESILSVSATDKDTNENAIVAYHIMRGDPTQSDMASFLNINSETGVISALKSFDFETVKKFQFHVLATDSGSPSLSSNVTVNVFILDQNDNVPVILYPVSANGSAEGVEEIPRNVNAGHLVTKVRAFDADIGYNGWLLFSLQEVSEHSLFGLDRYTGQIRTLRSFTETDEAQHKLVILVKDNGNVSLSATATVIVKVVEPKEAFAASDVKNAVKDEEENNVTFYLIITLGSVSVLFVISIIVLIVMQCSKSTDYSSKYLQEANYDGTLCHSIQYRSGDKRYMLVGPRMSIGSTIVPGSNGNTLVIPDRRRRDSGEVRMNEFILQSLLATS; encoded by the exons ATGAAAGACGTGGGACAAAGGCGCAGATGGGAGTACTGGTGGATTGCTTTGTGTTTCTCTTTTCTGCTGGGCTTTAAGCAGCCGGTTACAGCTCAGATAAGATACTCCATTCCGGAGGAGGTAAAGGATGGATCCCTTGTGGGAAATATTGCGAAGGATCTCGGTCTTGATGTCGGTTCGTTAGAACACAGACGGTTCCGTATTGTTTCAGGATCTAAGGACTCCTTTTTCCAGGTAAATCAGAACAATGGCTTCTTGTATGTTCATAAGAAAATCGACCGGGAGGAGATTTGTGATAGCAATGCCGCATGTTTGCTAAACCTTAAGATTGCGGCTGAAAATCCATTAGAAGTTCATTATGTTGAGGTTGAGATAACAGATGTAAACGACCATTTCCCTTCATTTCCCGAAAAAGAACTACAAATTGAAATCGCAGAAAACACGATAAAAGGCACTAGTTTCGATCTTCCAACCGCAAGGGATTTGGATGTTGGCATTAATTCTATTCGATCTTATCGGCTAGCGCAAAATGACCATTTTGATATAGAGATAAGGGACGGCGAATACGGGGATAAAAGTCCTTTTCTGGTCTTACAGAAACCCTTAGACAGGGAGAGTCAAGAGAAACATGTTTTAACTCTGACTGCCATAGATGGTGGAAATCCACCAAAGTCAGGCACTCTAAATATAACAGTCACGGTCCTCGATGTAAACGACAACCGTCCAATATGCAACCGAGACACATACACTATTACGCTAAACGAGAACGCTTCTCCCGGGGTTACggttacatttgtaaatgcaacTGACCCAGATGAGGGCGTTAATGGAGATGTTGAATATACTTACGGAAGAAATGTACAGCGTAAAGTACATGATATTTTTGAGTTGGACAGGGTTACAGGAGAAATACGTGTCAAAGGCCAAATTGATTTTGAAGATAATGAAATTTATAGTCTGAATATAAAGGCATCTGATAAGGGACGCCCTCCCATGAATACTGACTGCAGAGTTATCATTAAGATTATAGATGTTAATGACAACGAACCCGAGATCGAAATAACGTCGCTTTCTAATATTATTTCTGAAGACGCAAAGCCCGGTACTGTCATTTCTCTAATTAGCATAACGGACAAAGATTCAGGGATAAACGGTAAAGTTGTCTGTAGCTTGTCAGGGGGCGTACCCTTTGAACTGAAGCCATATGTCCAGCAAAACATGTATTCTCTAGTAACCAAAGAGAGTTTAGACCGGGAAGTTGCGTCCCATTATGACATCAAAATAACAGCAACTGATTTGGGCAGTCCAGCTCTTTCAGCGTCAAAACCTCTAAACATAGAGGTGTCCGATGTTAATGATAATACACCGCAATTTCCAAGCAGCCCTCTTGAgatttacatatatgaaaataatCGACCTGGGGAGTCCATATTATCTGTGAGCGCCACAGACAAAGacacaaatgaaaatgcaattgttGCATATCACATTATGAGAGGCGATCCAACACAAAGTGATATGGCTTCCTTTCTCAATATTAATTCAGAAACGGGCGTAATTAGTGCGCTCAAAAGTTTTGactttgaaactgtaaaaaaGTTTCAGTTTCACGTGCTCGCTACAGACTCCGGAAGTCCGTCTCTGAGCAGTAACGTGACAGTGAACGTGTTTATTTTGGATCAGAACGACAATGTTCCAGTGATCTTATATCCAGTCAGTGCTAACGGTTCTGCTGAGGGTGTGGAGGAGATTCCCCGCAATGTGAACGCAGGTCATTTGGTGACTAAAGTCAGAGCCTTTGACGCAGATATAGGATACAATGGCTGGTTATTATTTTCACTGCAGGAAGTTAGTGAGCACAGTCTGTTTGGTTTGGACCGCTATACAGGACAGATAAGGACCCTTCGCTCATTCACAGAAACAGATGAGGCCCAGCATAAACTGGTCATACTGGTCAAAGACAATGGGAACGTGTCACTCTCAGCAACAGCGACTGTGATTGTCAAAGTTGTGGAGCCCAAAGAGGCTTTTGCAGCTTCTGATGTGAAAAACGCAGTAAAAGACGAGGAGGAAAACAACGtgacattttatttgatcatCACTTTGGGCTCGGTTTCAGTGCTTTTTGTCATCAGTATCATCGTGTTGATTGTAATGCAGTGCTCCAAATCTACAGACTATTCATCCAAGTATTTACAAGAGGCAAATTACGACGGGACTCTGTGTCACAGCATCCAGTACAGATCTGGAGACAAACGGTACATGTTAGTTGGACCCAGAATGAGTATTGGATCTACTATAGTCCCGGGCAGTAATGGGAATACTCTAGTGATACCAGATCGCAGGAGGAGAGATTCTGGAGAGGTAAGAATGAACGAATTTATTCTACAATCACTACT AGCCACTAGTTAG